In Desulfatiglans anilini DSM 4660, the genomic stretch GTGACCGGGTAGTTGCGCGAAGCCCCCTGCACCTCCGTTTTGTTCAAGGCATAGCTGTAAGGCTCGGTTCTGATCTCATGAATCCGGCCGATCAGCACGGCCGCCGCGCGCTCGCGCGGCACCAGCGGCACCTGCGAATACCGGATGAACTCATCCCGGACGATCGTGGTAAACTCCGCTTCGAAACCGATGGTGGACGAACTGCTTTCCATGAGCGGTATCGCCAGACTCGTCAACTCGGCCCCAATCGGCTGACTGCTCTCCCGCAGATGATAACCGCAAGCTGCAAGCGAAAGGCACACGGCCGCGGCAGCCGCCAGCGCCGCGATGCCCCTCGCCACCGTTCGGTTCGAAGGCATATCAAAGCCCTTTCCCTGGGAATCAGACCACGACATTGACGAGCTTCCCCTGGACGACGACCACCTTCTTGACAGGCTTCCCGGCCACGAACTGCTGAACACGCTCGTCGGCAAGCGCCATCTCCTTCAGATCCCCGTCGGTCAAGGAGGCAGGAACCTCCCTCCGATTGCGGACCTTTCCATTGACCTGAAAGACCACCAGCCGGCTTTCCACCGTCAGGGCATCGGGATCATAAGCCGGCCAGGGCGTTTCGAGCAGCGGCGTCTCGTGCCCGAGCCTGTGCCAAAGCTCCTCGGTGATATGGGGCACCACGGGGGAAAGCAGAACGATCACGGCGTCGACGCCCTCCCGCAGCACCGGCCAGGCCGGATCCCCCGGGGGCGGCGGGTCGTTCAGGAACGACCCCAGATCGTTCACCAGTTCCATGACCGCCGCGATGGCGGTGTTGAAATGGAAACGATCCTCCACATCGGAGCTGACCTTGCGGATCGTCCAATGCGTCTTGCGGCGCAGGTCCTTGAGACCCCCCTCGAGCGGCGCCTTGCCGTCATAGGCCGACACCCCGCGAAGGGCGTCCAGATTGTCCACCACCAGACGCCACACACGGTTCAAAAAGCGATAGGACCCCTCGACGCCCTGATCGTTCCACTCGAGATCGCGCTCAGGCGGCGAGGCGAACAGGCAGAACATCCTGACCGTGTCGGCGCCGTATTGATCGATCAAAACCTGCGGATCCACCACGTTCTTCTTCGACTTGCTCATCTTGAGCGTGTTGCCGGTGACGATCTCCGACCCGCAGCGCCTGCATCGGCCATCCTCCACCTCGTAGGGGTAAAGGTACCCGTGCTGCGGACAGGATTGGATCTCCTTGCAGACCATCCCCTGGGTCAGGAGGTTCGTGAAGGGTTCGTCGACTGAGAGATAGCCCAGGTCCCTGAGGACCCGCGTGTAGAAGCGGGAGTAGAGCAGGTGCAGGATGGCGTGCTCGATCCCCCCGATGTACTGATCGACCGGCATCCAATAGGCGACCCTCCCGGTGTCGAGGACCCCCTGGTCGTAGTCGGGGCAGGCGTAGCGGTCGAAATACCAGGACGATTCCACGAAGGTGTCCATGGTGTCGGTCTCGCGCCGGGCCTTCCCCTTGCACTTTGGGCAGGTCGCTTCACAAAAGGACGGTTCGAAAGGCAGCGGCGAGCCGCCGTTCGGACGCATGTTCACATCCAGCGGCAGCACGACCGGCAAATCCTCTTCCGGCACGGGAACCATGCCGCAGGCCTCGCAGTAGATGACGGGGATCGGCGCGCCCCAGTAGCGCTGGCGGGAGATGTTCCAGTCGCGGAGCCTGAAATTGACCGTCTTGTGACCCTTTCCTCGCTCTTCGAGATATTCGGCGATTCGCTCGAGGGCCTCGAGATTCCCCTGGCCGTCGAACGGGCCGGAATGAACGAGGATCCCTTCATCCACATACGCCTCGGTCATGGTCTCCGCGCTGATCTCACGGTCGGGCGGCCGGATGACCACCTTGAGCGGGAGCCCGTACTTCTTGGCGAATTCGAAGTCCCGCTGGTCATGGGTGGGGACGGCCATAATGGCGCCGGTCCCGTAGTCGAACAGCACGAAATTGGCCACGTAGATCGGGATCCGGTCGCCGGTGACCGGGTTCAGGCAGTAGCGCCCCGTAAAGACCCCCTCCTTCGCGGTGAAATCCGCCGTCCGCATGTACTTTTCCATCTTGAGGGTCTTTTCCACGAAGGCCAGCACCTCCGGCTCCTCCGGCAGACCCTTGACCATCTCCCGCACCATGGGGTGCTCGGGAGCGAAGCAGAGGAACGTCGCCCCGAAGACCGTGTCCTGACGCGTGGTGAACACCTCGATGACCTCGTCCGAATCCGCCATGGGGAAGCGGATGATGGCCCCGTAGCTCTTGCCGATCCAGTTACGCTGCATCGTCAGGACCCGCTCCGGCCACCCCGTCAGACGATCGCAGGCATCCAGGATCTCGTCGGCATAGGCGGTGATCCGGAGAAACCAGCTGTCCATCTCCTTCAGGACGACCTCCTGGTCGGTGTGCCGCCAGCAGCAGCCGTTTTCCACCTGTTCGTTCGCCAGCACGCTCTGGCATTTGGGGCACCAGTTGACTAGCGTCCGCTTCTTGTAGGCCAGGCCCTTTTCGAGCATCTTCAGGAAGACCAACTGCTCCCAGCGGTAGTAGGACGGGTCGCAGGTCGCGATCTCCCGGTTCCAGTCGTAGCTGAACCCCATCCGCTTCAGCTGCGTCTTCATGGCCTCGATATTGCTGTAGGTCCAGCGGGCCGGATGCGTGTCGTTTTCGATGGCGGCGTTCTCGGCCGGCAGCCCGAAGGCGTCCCACCCCATCGGATGGAGCACGTTCTTCCCGCTCATCCGCTTGTAGCGCGCCACGACATCGCCGATCGTGTAGTTGCGGACGTGCCCCATGTGGATCTTGCCCGAGGGATACGGAAACATCTCGAGCAGATAATATTTTTCACGAGAGGGGTCTTCTGCGACCTTGAACAGCCCTTCTCGTTCCCAGCGTTCCTGCCATTTGACTTCGAGGTCTTGGGGATTGTACTTCATGGGATGAAATTCCTTCCAAACGACTTCCGTTCCTGTCTCCATCGGGGATCGTGGTCTGTCTGAACCAGCCATC encodes the following:
- the lptE gene encoding LPS assembly lipoprotein LptE, whose amino-acid sequence is MPSNRTVARGIAALAAAAAVCLSLAACGYHLRESSQPIGAELTSLAIPLMESSSSTIGFEAEFTTIVRDEFIRYSQVPLVPRERAAAVLIGRIHEIRTEPYSYALNKTEVQGASRNYPVTRSRWLYVTMDAKLVESATGKTLWEVNGMEDKATYPVGTDPLANRAYERSAIEEIARRLAERMFQATMERF
- the leuS gene encoding leucine--tRNA ligase is translated as MKYNPQDLEVKWQERWEREGLFKVAEDPSREKYYLLEMFPYPSGKIHMGHVRNYTIGDVVARYKRMSGKNVLHPMGWDAFGLPAENAAIENDTHPARWTYSNIEAMKTQLKRMGFSYDWNREIATCDPSYYRWEQLVFLKMLEKGLAYKKRTLVNWCPKCQSVLANEQVENGCCWRHTDQEVVLKEMDSWFLRITAYADEILDACDRLTGWPERVLTMQRNWIGKSYGAIIRFPMADSDEVIEVFTTRQDTVFGATFLCFAPEHPMVREMVKGLPEEPEVLAFVEKTLKMEKYMRTADFTAKEGVFTGRYCLNPVTGDRIPIYVANFVLFDYGTGAIMAVPTHDQRDFEFAKKYGLPLKVVIRPPDREISAETMTEAYVDEGILVHSGPFDGQGNLEALERIAEYLEERGKGHKTVNFRLRDWNISRQRYWGAPIPVIYCEACGMVPVPEEDLPVVLPLDVNMRPNGGSPLPFEPSFCEATCPKCKGKARRETDTMDTFVESSWYFDRYACPDYDQGVLDTGRVAYWMPVDQYIGGIEHAILHLLYSRFYTRVLRDLGYLSVDEPFTNLLTQGMVCKEIQSCPQHGYLYPYEVEDGRCRRCGSEIVTGNTLKMSKSKKNVVDPQVLIDQYGADTVRMFCLFASPPERDLEWNDQGVEGSYRFLNRVWRLVVDNLDALRGVSAYDGKAPLEGGLKDLRRKTHWTIRKVSSDVEDRFHFNTAIAAVMELVNDLGSFLNDPPPPGDPAWPVLREGVDAVIVLLSPVVPHITEELWHRLGHETPLLETPWPAYDPDALTVESRLVVFQVNGKVRNRREVPASLTDGDLKEMALADERVQQFVAGKPVKKVVVVQGKLVNVVV